From the genome of Bubalus bubalis isolate 160015118507 breed Murrah chromosome 2, NDDB_SH_1, whole genome shotgun sequence, one region includes:
- the STMN1 gene encoding stathmin gives MASSDIQVKELEKRASGQAFELILSPRSKESVPEFPLSPPKKKDLSLEEIQKKLEAAEERRKSHEAEVLKQLAEKREHEKEVLQKAIEENNNFSKMAEEKLTHKMEANKENREAQMAAKLERLREKDKHIEEVRKNKESKDPADETEAD, from the exons ATGGCTTCTTCTG ATATCCAGGTGAAGGAACTGGAGAAGCGTGCCTCAGGCCAGGCTTTTGAGCTGATTCTCAGCCCTCGATCAAAAGAATCTGTCCCAGAatttcccctttcccctcctAAGAAGAAGGATCTTTCCCTGGAGGAAATTCAGAAGAAAttagaagctgcagaagaaagacGCAAG TCCCATGAAGCTGAGGTCTTGAAGCAGCTTGCTGAGAAACGGGAGCACGAGAAAGAAGTGCTTCAGAAGGCGATAGAGGAGAACAACAACTTCAGTAAGATGGCGGAAGAGAAGCTGACCCACAAGATGGAGGCCAACAAAGAGAACCGAGAGGCGCAGATGGCCGCCAAGCTGGAGCGCTTGCGGGAGAAG GACAAGCACATTGAAGAAGTGCGGAAGAACAAAGAATCCAAAGATCCTGCTGATGAGACTGAAGCCGACTAA